One part of the Ralstonia pickettii genome encodes these proteins:
- the cmk gene encoding (d)CMP kinase, protein MSDTAASMPYPVITIDGPTASGKGTVAHQVADLLGFHLLDSGSLYRLVALESMRENVDDHDVENLVRIARELDVRFKADRIWLKGEDVSLALRHESVGNQASAIAVHGAVREALHARQRAFLEAPGLVADGRDMGTVVFPEAVLKVFLTASVQARAERRYKQLIAKGFSAIVESLSQDLEARDLRDRTRSVAPLRPAQDARQLDSSDMTVDEVVAQVLDWYRQVQGANKAN, encoded by the coding sequence ATGTCCGACACCGCTGCTTCCATGCCCTACCCGGTCATCACCATTGACGGCCCGACCGCATCCGGCAAGGGCACGGTCGCTCACCAAGTTGCTGACCTCCTTGGTTTTCATCTGCTGGACAGCGGGTCGCTGTACCGACTGGTGGCCCTCGAAAGCATGCGCGAGAACGTCGATGACCACGACGTTGAAAATCTCGTGCGTATCGCCCGCGAACTGGATGTGCGCTTTAAGGCGGATCGCATCTGGCTCAAGGGCGAAGATGTGAGCTTGGCCCTGCGCCATGAGTCCGTGGGCAATCAAGCTTCGGCCATCGCCGTGCACGGCGCCGTGCGTGAGGCGCTCCACGCACGTCAGCGGGCCTTCTTGGAAGCCCCCGGTCTCGTGGCCGACGGCCGGGACATGGGCACCGTGGTTTTCCCCGAAGCGGTGCTTAAGGTGTTCCTGACGGCAAGTGTGCAGGCACGCGCCGAGCGGCGCTATAAACAATTGATTGCAAAGGGTTTTTCTGCTATAGTGGAAAGTCTTTCGCAGGACTTGGAGGCGCGTGATTTGCGGGATCGCACCCGCAGTGTCGCACCGCTGCGTCCGGCGCAAGATGCGCGGCAACTGGATTCGTCCGACATGACGGTCGATGAAGTCGTCGCGCAGGTACTGGACTGGTACCGTCAGGTGCAGGGCGCCAACAAGGCAAACTGA